Genomic window (Lutra lutra chromosome 6, mLutLut1.2, whole genome shotgun sequence):
aaacTGGTTTCAAacttagtttatttattcatttaaaaagatacatttactggggcatctgagtggctcagttggttaagcatctgcctaagGCTCAGTCACTGttggagggtcctgggattgaactccacattaggctccctgctcagggggaacctgcttctctctctcccccctgtgccctctctctctcttgctatctttctctcaaataaataaataaaaatctaaaaaaactaaaaacaaaaagatacattCACATGGTTAGTAAATCAAAATGTACAGAATGATATAAAATGAACTTCTGCCAACTAGGCCTCCATTTACCTGCTTTTTCTCAAACCAGGAAACCATTCTTacagtttatcttttatttttccagagattATTCATGTATATAACATCaaattaactatattttattccatttgatACTATTACTCTGgaattgcttttctttcattgAATAAAATCTCCCATGGATGTCACAACCTATCTGTACTTTCGAACTTGCTCATTCtttcataaatttcataaaatcccTTTGGAAGGATGGATATTTATGGATATAGGGATGCTTTCaaataactagaaaaataaactctttggCTGGGTATTTAAGGTGTTTCTTAAACAACAACTCTGCAATGTGTAGTATGTTTCTACAGGAATTCTCACATAAACCATTATATTTATGGGATCAGGTCCTAGAAGTAGCATTACTGTGTCAAAGGGTAAATGCGCTCGTAATTTTGGTAAACTTGGCCAAATTGTTTTGTCGCTTCCTACTCTTGGAGTCTTGGCAGTGAAGGAACCATCTTACCAACATGAGAATTTAAGCTACTTCTTGAGGGGGTCGGAATGGAAAACATGAAGGCTGAGTCCCTGGTCATGGTCTCCTGTGTCAGCTCGGGGTCCAAGTTCCTCAGTTTCTTGTATGAGAACAAGTTTCATTCCATCTTTAACATATTTGTTACATGTTCACGTTACCtgtacccattttatttttaaacacagcaCAGCAAAATAGCTATTTCAAACCTCCTTACTGAAAGGATCAATgacaaaacagacatttttctagtTTCAGTAAGTGTGCCAAACATTCAACCCCGTGTCTATCTCTGTGAATCAGCACAAACGGGCTGACAATTGCATAGCCAAGAGTTAGAAATTCTTGAGTATGTAACAGGAAAGAATTATTCTCTAAGAAGGAAttaaagcataataaaataatacaatctatcaaataaaagaaaagaaaagaaagcatcagCAGGAGAACACTGTGAGCAGCTCTTATCTCAGGGGGGTTGTGGTAGAGAACCTTGGATTTCTGCAGGTAGCAGGCATGCTGGTGGTGATTACGGAGAATGTGTACCATGTGGACACTGGCCCAGTCCATCAGACCCAGAAACAGGAAATCTCTCAGGAccatgagaatgagaaaaatccACTTCATCATCTGGCTTGCTGGTAGGAAATAACAGTAGCCAGCATTTTCACCAATTTGTGATCTGTTTAGCCTTCTGACATTTTTGATGTAATAGAGTAAGTTCACGCTGACCAAGGAATTGAGTacccagaagaggaggaaaaagggaaggataCACCATGTAGATGCTGGCTTGAAGCTGGCACACTTGGAGGTTCTGGGGCTGATGGTGGAGGCCTGGACCACAGTCAGGAAGCTGCTGGTGCAGATTGAGAGACCCCAGGCCACCCGCGCCACATACACAAGGATTTTACAGGCTGTGCCATCCAGTAAGTTTCTCCAGCCAAAAGTGTCTATTGTTTTTAGCATTACCTTGGAAAAAAGGATTATGATATTTGTAAAAGCCAAGTGGATGAGAATTAgatgtgtagatttctttttagtgttccaaaagaaaatgcatatgtaATTCACAGCAACAAAGACGTTCCCCACAATGCCCGGTccactgagaaagagaaatcctGGTCCTTTGATATTGTTCACAACCATTTCTTATCACATGGGCAGAAATATCTGAATCTGGCAAGCACCCTTTGAAGAAAGCAACAGCAATGATGATATATATCTGCAAAGAATAATTCATATCAAAGGGCTTTTCTACTGTATATAGGACAGTCAAGGTACATGTAATGGAGCAGAATTTTGTGTCAAGAACTCTATTCCTTTCCCTGGGAGCACTCTTTGTAGGTTATTCTATGTAGCTACAAATGCAATATCGGGAACAAGAATACAAAAACCTAAATTTGCAATCTAGATTTTGGTTTCTGGCTCCCTCCATGCCAGCAAAGACAACCTATGTGCTCGATAGTTTATGTATCCCAGATAGGTTCAATCTCAGCATGTGCGGAATTGAACTAAAAGTCCCCCAACCTGTGTCACCCCGTGTTTTCTACTTTCTCGTGTGATATTACCATCAGCCAACTCCACAAAAGTCTGGGTCTTCAAAacatccccacctccccacaccccacaacAGAGACTTAATAACCCCTCTTGCTTCCACGTCGTTCAGAGGTCCAAACTGAGCCTGTCTCGTCTGTCACTGCACCCCTTCTTTTGTTCAGCATCCAACACATACCGCAGTTTAATTAATATGACAATTTCCTGGTTTGCCTCCTGATTATTCCAATTTCTGTGTCTCTGATGCATACACTTTAGTATTTCGAAACTTGTCTTTTAAAGCCCAAAATGATTCTGTGAGTTCATTGCTTACAGGTTTTCAGTGGGTTTTCCTAGTTCTCAACATCAAATCAAAAACAGCATTGCCTTTTGAGATAGGACCCCCATCTTTTAAAGCCTAAGACCTCCAGAAACAGTGTGTGGGCTGCACAAACTCAGATCTGGCATGGCGTAGCCTGGGCAACGGTCTGGAGGGACCTTGGATTGCTGCCTGCAAGGGTCATTATAGGAGGTCTGAGTCTCACTGAGGAATCGGAGGAGACTCTATGGGAAGCCTGGATAGGTTCAGGAGGTGTTACTACTTccctggggggtagggggttagGAAAAGACAATTAACAAGGAACTGGGAGCTGTCAGGAAATGAGGGCAGTTTCTGAATTAGGGATCCCTAATAAGGGTGAAGGGAAGCAAAGCGGGGAGGGGCATCCTCcgtaagaaaagagaaatcactaAAACCAAGGGTTGTAATGGCCTTTCACCACTCCTGAATGACCCTGGAGAAACAATGTTTTCAGGTAATTTAGCAATCAGCTTTACCCATCTCCAGTTTTCCCCACCTGGTTAACAACAGAACTGACTCCATTGTTACTAATCCAAGCCCATTGACAACCTGTTAGGCCTGGATAGAAACTTGCTACTCTTTCATCATTAACCTAAACAATCTCATTTTTCACCTAGAATTTATATAAAACTGCTGACAATTTTCctcaaatgaaagaaaccaggatGTTTGATTTAAACTTCCAGGATTTACATGATTCTGTACACTTGAGAAGCCTTTCCACTCTGCCCCATACCCTCCCAAAGTTGTAAAAATTTAATGGCCTATATTCAATACTCCTCTATATAAAATGTTTCCCCTTTTTCGAGCCTTCATTCCATCTTCCCCAGATTTCAAAGCTTGAATCCAAATTGGGACCACTTTCTGTATCACCTAATAAACCAcagctctttctttctgactGAATAATAGGAAGAGTGTCACAGTGGGGAGGGATGACACTCTCCCAGATTACTTTTTGCAAATGGTCaagtaaactattttaaaagatgttttacaCTCAGACAGTTGGGTGATGCCCATTCTGGATCGAACACCTACCAGCTAGGCCAAGTCTGTGCGTCCCTCTCAGCCTGTTTTCTccacaaagaaatgagaagagtgCTTCCTGCTAGGGAAGACGATGATAAAGGGAAAGTGGGCGGCCTCTGGGTACTCACAAGCTGGCGATTCAAAAGTAGGGATTTGCCAACAGCCCCTGTCACTTTAATCCTCATGGCTACTAACAGTGCCCCATCCAGCTGGCATGTGGTGGGGGAAGTTGGCTTACATGGATGGTGTTAATATCAGGATCCGGACGCTTAAGGACAGATGCAGGAGAAACCTTCCAATTACACACGTGCACTTGGGGGATTTGGAACACGCTGGGGAAGACAAAGCTGGCTCGTTTGCAAGACACAGGAATGCACCAAATGAGGGCTACAGATTTTATCACTGTGAGTGATGCTGACCCAGGCATAATGCAGGGGCCACAGAGGCTGAAGAGGCAGAGCTGCTCCTGGGAACCAGAAACACTCTGACCCTTCTCGATTTCCGGATAAAGAATGTGGGTCCTTTCTCTGAGAGGCCACCCCAGAGCTCTCCCATGGGACCACATCCTGAACTCAGGACACAGTGCTCCCCCATGTCTGGAGGCACATTTGGGGCACTAGTCCCCATCATCTCTCTGCCCCGGGGACATACCTTTGCAAGCTCAGGAGGCCAGAGGCTCAGGCTCACAGACCTGCTATCGAACTGCCTTCCTTAGTCAAAGAGAGAAGCAAGTTCCTGCATCTGAGGGAAAGTTCCTCTGGCACAGGGAGTGAGACTAGGATAGGTCAGGTGTGCTCACCTGCTCCCAGCCGTGCAGCCCAGCCCTTTGTCGCTCCTTCTGGCAGGTGAACCCCACACCGCAAGCCATATTTGTACCCTCTGGATGTGATGGGCTCTTGGCTAACAGGCACTGAAAGCAAGACTTCACTTTGCAAAGTTGTCAGCCTGTCAGGGAGGAGAAAACCCTCGGCAGGATCTCTCAGTCCCTGAAGTACAGctttccctgtccctccacaATTCCAGCAAGTGTTTGGCTCAGAAGTGTTGTCAGTCTTAATTAGGTTTAATTATATTCCTAGGAAGGATGTGCGGAGGGGAAATGAGCGATTAGCGAGGCTTCTGGACCCAGCCTTTCCCGTTTTTCTGATCCTCCTCACTTTCCCTAAGTCCCAAGGCTGTGAATCCGAATGGGGACCTGCTCCCAGACACATGGAagtcactttcctttctttctcgaGGTTTTCTTTATGTGCGGGGATATAGCAAAGGGGATGGCTGGAGATTCTGTTTTCTGAGCACATCACAAGCGTGGATCCGGAGATGACAAGATCCACCACGATCCTCCTGGGCACGTGGGGTTTTGGTGGGACATGGTTTTCCTCCTACCCTCTGAGTTCCAAGCTGGGAACTCTGTGATtcaagacagacagacaagggAAAATCAGGCAAGCATTTATTATCCCTTATTCCTCATGTACACATAGAAGATTCCCAGAGAAAACTAAGCCACTCTCTGAGGTGGCTTGGAACTTAGACTAAACACCATTGTAATAAggaaggggatgggagagaaCAATTTTTCAGAAGTGAGGGAATATAGGATCCCCACAGACACAGAAAGCACAACACAGTCTTAGCAGATTAAATAGAAGGTGATCGCATCAGATGCTTTGTAGTGCAATTCATAATACAAAAGagtaaaagattttaaagcaacCAGAAAAAAGATTTCTGAGGAAAGGATGCACAGACTGATAATGATTtcttagaagtaaaatataaaagtctGAAGTGACGAGATGTATTTTGATActattgaggggaaaaaatgctgTCAACCCAGAGGGTTATACAAAGTAAATTTATCTTTCAAGaatgaggataaaataaatatcataggAGATGAAGTAAAACAGAGCAATGTCACAACTGACACACTTTACTAAGGAATGTTTCAAGTTCACTCTTtgagaattaccaaaaaaatatatatatatctatatatctatatatatatatatatatctaggagAGTTATactgtaggagaaaaaaaaaactggtaaataGATAAACATAAGCGAACATTGCCAGTATAAGAGGGTAGTGATGATGACAAATGATGTCTCCTTTGTTTATTAAAAAGGTAGGaattatgaccctgcaattgcactgctgggtatttaccctaaagatacaaacatagtgatccgaaggggcacatgtacccgaatgtttatagcagcaatgtctacaatagccaaactatggaaagaacctagatgtccatctacagacgaatggataaagaagatgtggtatatatacacaatggaatactacgcagccatcaaaagaaatgaaatcttgccatttgcgacgacgtggatggaactagagggtatcatgcttagcgaaataagtcaatcggagaaagacaactatcatatgatctccctgatatgagggagaggagatgcaacatggggggtcgagggggtaggagaagagtaaatgaaacaagatgggattgggagggagacaaaccataagtgactcttaatctcacaaaacaaactgagggttgatggggggagggggttgggagagggggtgcggttatggatattggggagggtatgtgctatggtgagtgttgtgaagtgtgtaaacctggcgattcgcagacctgtacccctggggataaaaatatatgtttataaagctgtaaaaaaaaaaaaaaaaagaaaaaaaaaaaaaaaaaaagaaagaaaggatgaatccccaagttttgtagcaacatggacgggactggaagagattatgctgagtgaaataagtcaagcagagagagtcaattatcatatggtttcacttatttgtggagcataacaaatagcatggaggacaaggggagatggagaggagaagggagttgagggaaattggaaggggaggtgaaccatgagagactatggactctgaaaaacgatctgagaattttgaaggggtgggggggtgggaggttggaggcaccaggtggtgggtattgtagagggcacggattgcatggagcactgggtgtggtgcaaaaataatgaatactgttatgctgaaaaaaaataaaaaaattataaaaaaaaaaaaaaaaaaaaggtaggaattAAAATACTGGCTCAGAATAGTTTAAGAGGCAGAAGCAATTAGATATAAAGTGTGTTAAAGTGCTATAGTTCTTGGAGAAGGTTATGAAACAGCTTGACTTTAGGCTCTGTAAAGTCAACCATGCCCAATGAAATTATCCAAAATGAGCccacaaagaactgaaaacatgtatACCACATGGCTGAatggaggagaagaaaagtaaaataaaggggggaatcaacaaaaccaaaaatctaataaaaaaagacaaagaagaagaaatgagaaacacaaaTATGGGAAAAATAGAGATCAAGGGGACGTTGAACACAAATCCAAGGATATCCGTACATCCTCCTATAACAACACATTAACGCTGGAGCAGCTTTATCCAGGAACCATCAGATCTCTAGAAACAAAGTTATAGGCTAAAGAAGTCAATTTGTCAGTTGAGAAAtagaggaagaacattccagaggaGCCGTATAATGGTCTCTCCTATAAGTGAAAGATATGAAGCATCTTTTCTAATATTCGGGTTTCTGCTAAAGGATTCTGAGTAGGGGCTCAGGGAAGCAGGACTGGttaatggttttttgttttttttaatttctttttttaaaattaacatataatgtattgttagccccaggggtacagctctgtgaatcactaggtttacacacttcacagcgctcaccatagcccataccctccccaatatccatcacccaacCAACCTCtccttaccccctccccccagcaaccctcagtttgttttgtgagattaagagtctcttatggtttgtctccctcctgatcccatcttgtttctttctttctttctttctttttttttttttgactaatgTTTCTGTGATGGGATTAGTAATTAGGGGAATTAAATTAAGTAAGAACTGAGTGCAATCATGAGTCTAAGGTGGTTTAGCAATTGGGTATTCCCAGTAACAGATATATCAAAACTGGTTTGGGGCATCATGGTATGAAAGTAGTAGTCATTTCAAGGGGGGCATTTACAGTGTTTTTAGCTGCTTCATGACCTTGGAGGAAAGGGTGCTACCTGTTCACTTTACAGCCTGTTTTATCTGTGTATATTCTCTTAGCCTGATAaacgtggatttttttttttttctttttcagcatgaGCTGATTTTCACTCTTTCAGTCTGGGAGagcttttactctttcttttttttaatgtattttttaaagattttatttatttatttgacagagagagagagatcacaagtaggcagagaggcaggcagagagtgagagggaagcaggctccctgctgagcagagtgaggctccatcccaggaccctgagatcatgaccagagccgaaggtagaggttttaacccactgagccacccaggcgccctgagatttTACTCTTTCAAACATCAAACGTTTATATAATGcttcacaaattttaaataatttaattttactacCATTGTTTTATTGCTGAGAAAGTAACAAGTAAGTAAATCACTTTCCTAAGGTCTGAAAGCTAGCAATTAATGGAAGTAGACATCAAACGCAGGAAAATTAATTCCAGAGTCCATAGATCAAACTATTAATCTTTACTGCCTATGAATATTGGATTATAGGAAAGTAGGTATTAAATACTGCTATTTTCCCCCTTCAAGGATCCTGCACAAGCCTCTGGAATATGCATTGATTCCAGCCTGCATTCTGTTCTCCCTTAAATGATGGAAGCAAGAGGCTTTGAAAagttactaaaatatatataaactctcTTTCCAATATCCTGCAGATCACATCTAAGTGTGTAGCTTTGACACATCTGGAGAAACACTGAAGTCATTCTAGGTGGGTTGGCTTCTCCAACTCATTCAGTTTGACATTTGTAAGCGACCACAAATCAACTCAAATTTCTCTCCAAATTGCCTCACAAACTCTTCTCTCGGTAACAGGCAGTTTTACGACCATAACCATAGGTGTCATTCCATAACGTTTCCATAAACAGTTCGGTGGGCATTTCCTAGCCGCACTGTGTTGGGAAACGGAGATCCTGGGTGCAGAGGAGCACCTCCACTCAAGGGCTCCAccatggagggaaggaaggaaacaggtaaGCAGACGTGGCAACAGGGCCCAGGGAGTTCAGGGAAAGTCACCAGGCAGCCTGCTGTGGGAAGGGGGATGGCAGAGCACAAGATCATCTTAGCATCTGGAGTTCGTGCACATCTCTGGGCCGGGGAGTGAAGGTCATTCAGAAACAAATTTGGTAAGAAGGAGAAGAGGCCAAATTGGGAAGGACAAACATGTTTAGACAGAGGGTTGACATGGGAAGCCATTTAGGGTTTGTAGGCAgtgaagcaaaaggaagaaatttgtGTGTCAGAAGCTCATCTTGACTATAATATAGaaagaagataaatggaaagagTGATACCATTTATAAAGTGATTTTATAAATCACAGTCTGAGCTATTGAGGAACTTGGCCTTCAGGGCGGGACATTTCTGATGAAGAAAGTCACTAAATTTGACAACAGGGAAGAGGGTGCATCGGTAAGATGTGTGTCTTTGGTTGGATCCTATGCAGCCGGAGCTCTTCCTCTGATGGTTTGCTGGGGGAGCGTGGAAACAGCataagcaggagaaaaaaatctgctcCCATTTGACCCCACCTAGGTAGAAAGTCGGAAGCACAAATGTTACCAGAGTCAGCACCCTCTGAAGGCAAGGGGTCTGGGCTTTCCTATTGCCCTTGTAGGGAGAGGAGTAAGCCGCATAGCCTGCCTCCCGAAACTAACCTCCTTTAGCCCAGTACAGTTCTTTGGAGAAACTACAACTCTGTCAGCCCAGTGTTCACGGTCTCTGAAGGCGAGGAGTATACAGGCTGGTAGAGTGGACCGAGAGGGAGCGCCAGCACAGCCCTCTACAGTGAGATCATTTACTGGGTCTGAGCAGTGAGGGAGGAGCCTCTAAAATGACGTTCAGCATGATAGCTTAGAAACTGACGGAGTGATGTTGCCTTTTGCCCAGCTGTTGTTTGGGAAGAATGTTGTCACGTGAAATGTATACATGAGGGGTACACATATAGGGTAGAAGGACCTCTTTGATCGGCAGGTGGATGTCCTAGTGCGGAATATATGAGAGATGTCTGGGCCGAATGTTTACACTGTAGTTCTCACCATGGCCATATCAGctgaaacaggagaaaagaagaaagaacaaagaatgagATCAGAGACTTACGAGTGAGAGAACCATGTATACTTACAAACTTCAGAACTGAAAGTGTTTTTTTCCCTGGAGTAGACACAGAAAAACCATGGACCTAAATTATGTCATCTTTACTTATTTGTGTCTCTCAAAAGTTGTTCCTAGCTCCGTGCATGACGTCGG
Coding sequences:
- the LOC125102595 gene encoding putative vomeronasal receptor-like protein 4 — translated: MVVNNIKGPGFLFLSGPGIVGNVFVAVNYICIFFWNTKKKSTHLILIHLAFTNIIILFSKVMLKTIDTFGWRNLLDGTACKILVYVARVAWGLSICTSSFLTVVQASTISPRTSKCASFKPASTWCILPFFLLFWVLNSLVSVNLLYYIKNVRRLNRSQIGENAGYCYFLPASQMMKWIFLILMVLRDFLFLGLMDWASVHMVHILRNHHQHACYLQKSKVLYHNPPEIRAAHSVLLLMLSFLFFYLIDCIILLCFNSFLENNSFLLHTQEFLTLGYAIVSPFVLIHRDRHGVECLAHLLKLEKCLFCH